Proteins encoded by one window of Salvia splendens isolate huo1 chromosome 5, SspV2, whole genome shotgun sequence:
- the LOC121803153 gene encoding VAMP-like protein YKT61 yields MVKITALMVLKCIPEGADPVILVNATDLSSFGFFQRPSVKEFIIFVGRTVAKRSPPGQRQSVQHEEYKVHSYNRNGLCILGFMDDHYPVRSAFSLLNQVFDEYLKNFGDSWKTAQADNSQQWPYLSEALVKFQDPAEADKLLRIQRELDETKIILHKTIDSVLERGEKLDSLVEKSSDLSAASQMFYKQAKKTNQCCTVL; encoded by the exons ATGGTGAAGATCACGGCGCTGATGGTACTGAAATGCATCCCGGAGGGTGCAGATCCGGTTATTTTGGTGAACGCCACGGATCTAAGCAGCTTCGGATTTTTCCAACGCCCCAGCGTTAAGGAGTTCATTATTTTTGTCGGTCGGACCGTAGCTAAACGTTCGCCGCCCGGCCAACGCCAATCGGTGCAGCATGAAG AGTACAAGGTTCATTCCTATAATCGAAATGGCTTGTGTATATTGGGGTTTATGGATGACCATTATCCTGTCCGAAGTGCATTTTCACTGCTCAACCAG GTTTTCGATGAATATCTAAAGAACTTTGGTGATTCATGGAAAACTGCTCAAGCTGATAACAGCCAACAATGGCCTTATCTTAGTGAGGCACTTGTCAAATTTCAG GATCCTGCTGAGGCTGACAAGCTGTTACGAATCCAGCGGGAGTTGGATGAAACTAAAATTATTCTT CACAAAACTATTGACAGTGTGCTAGAACGAGGTGAGAAGCTTGATAGCTTGGTTGAGAAGAGTTCAGATCTCAGTGCAGCTTCTCAG ATGTTTTACAAGCAGGCGAAGAAGACCAATCAATGCTGTACTGTATTGTAA
- the LOC121804841 gene encoding alpha/beta hydrolase domain-containing protein 17C-like, producing the protein MGNVTSNVAAKFAFFPPEPPTYDVYSDEVEGKLVMSGLSPEKNVDVHLLDTKGGNKIVATFWRHPAGRFTLLYSHGNAADLGQMLELFLELRAHLRVNIMSYDYSGYGASSGKPSELNTYYDIEAVYECLKNEYGIKQEDVILYGQSVGSGPTLHLASRFPMLRGVVLHSAILSGIRVLYNVKVTFWFDIFKNIDKIRNVNCPVLVIHGTNDEIVDFSHGKRLWELAREKYDPLWVKGAGHCNIETFPEYIKHLRKFVNAMEKLSFSKRDKMQTDPSPASGELKTNKCMMFTKK; encoded by the exons ATGGGAAATGTGACATCGAACGTGGCTGCAAAGTTCGCCTTTTTCCCGCCGGAGCCGCCGACGTACGACGTGTACAGTGATGAGGTGGAGGGGAAGCTGGTGATGAGCGGGCTTTCGCCGGAGAAGAACGTCGACGTGCATTTATTGGACACCAAGGGCGGGAATAAAATTGTGGCCACGTTTTGGAGGCACCCGGCGGGGAGGTTTACGCTGCTCTATTCTCACGGGAACGCCGCCGATTTGGGGCAGATGCTGGAGCTCTTTCTTGAGCTCAGAGCGCATCTACGTGTCAACATCATGAG CTATGATTATTCTGGATATGGAGCATCCTCTGGTAAG CCGTCTGAATTAAACACATACTACGACATTGAGGCTGTCTATGAATGTTTGAAGAACGAGTATGGGATCAAGCAAGAGGATGTCATTCTATACGGCCAATCTGTTGGGAGCGGTCCCACGTTACATCTTGCATCTCGCTTTCCTATGTTGAGAGGTGTAGTTCTCCACAGTGCTATTCTTTCGGGGATACGAGTTCTTTATAATGTAAAGGTCACATTCTGGTTCGACATTTTCAAA AACATAGACAAGATAAGGAATGTCAACTGCCCTGTTCTAGTAATACAT GGTACAAATGATGAGATTGTTGACTTCTCACATGGCAAGCGACTATGGGAGCTTGCCAGGGAGAAATATGATCCGTTGTGGGTTAAAGGTGCAGGCCACTGCAATATAGAAACATTTCCTGAGTACATCAAACATTTGAGgaaattcgtaaatgcaatgGAAAAACTTTCCTTCTCCAAAAGAGACAAGATGCAAACTGATCCTAGCCCTGCCTCGGGAGAATTAAAAACCAACAAATGCATGATGTTTACAAAAAAATAG
- the LOC121804839 gene encoding two-component response regulator ARR12-like has protein sequence MIVEGIRGDAENFPVGMRVLAVDDDPTCLKLLETLLRKCHYNVTTTNQARVALKMIREKKDRFDLVISDVHMPDMDGFKLLELVGLEMDLPVIMLSANSDPKLVMKGVTHGACDYLVKPIRIEELRNIWQHVIRRKKVDSKNQNRSNDQTEAHPASGEGHGSPLAGNTDQNGKFNRKRKDDDDETEDNDNEYEDNGTQKKPRVVWTIELHRKFVQAVNQLGIEKAVPKRILDMMNVEGLTRENVASHLQKYRLYLKRISTVATQQANMAAALGVKDSGFMHMGSLDGFGDFRTFSGTRLGNVALSSYPGGMLGRLNSPGNVNMRNLTPSTLVQPSLAQNLSSSINSLGKMHLVLPTSNQTPSLFQGIQPSLELDQLQHNKGTANFTSIHNSRIFRTGSTGAALGSSNNLLNSPMSNPLLLHGNTQQPLSGGRFGNQSAPFTSESFNNGVSDPTNENWQNRVDASKMHPNTLLSAEPFHSQLPLNGLRDNNSSNGTYLQNNPIDLSSGLALPPFEDSREMQCQVGQMGDVQNMAQSWSEQRHGSGSVNQKMDMYTGGRLSGGASALVQQNGKLVTESIPRSNEDFLFEQPKLPSGLTPQGYDSLDDLVNAMIKREKDETVANGEFAFDNYSFGAGM, from the exons ATGATTGTGGAAGGAATTAGAGGGGATGCTGAGAATTTTCCGGTTGGGATGCGTGTTCTTGCTGTTGATGATGACCCAACTTGCTTGAAGTTATTGGAGACTTTGCTCAGAAAATGCCACTACAATG TCACTACAACGAACCAAGCAAGGGTTGCGTTGAAGATGATTAGGGAAAAGAAAGACAGATTCGACTTGGTGATTAGTGATGTGCACATGCCCGACATGGATGGCTTTAAGCTTCTGGAGCTTGTTGGTCTTGAAATGGATCTACCTGTTATCA TGCTGTCAGCGAATAGTGATCCCAAGCTCGTAATGAAAGGGGTTACTCATGGTGCTTGCGACTATTTGGTGAAACCTATTCGGATTGAAGAGCTGAGGAACATTTGGCAGCATGTAATAAGGAGGAAAAAGGTTGATTCTAAGAACCAGAATAGATCGAATGATCAAACCGAAGCTCATCCGGCAAGTGGAGAAGGTCATGGGTCTCCCTTGGCAGGAAATACTGACCAGAATGGAAAATTTAATAGAAAGAGGAAGGACGATGATGATGAGACCGAAGATAATGATAATGAATATGAAGACAATGGTACACAGAAGAAACCCCGGGTTGTCTGGACTATTGAGCTTCACAGGAAGTTTGTCCAAGCAGTTAATCAGTTGGGAATTGAAA AGGCCGTTCCTAAGAGAATTCTGGACATGATGAACGTCGAAGGCCTTACCCGGGAGAATGTGGCGAGCCATCTCCAG AAGTACAGGCTTTACCTGAAGAGAATTAGTACGGTTGCAACCCAGCAAGCAAACATGGCTGCTGCACTTGGGGTTAAGGATTCTGGTTTCATGCATATGGGCTCATTGGATGGGTTTGGAGATTTTCGGACTTTTAGTGGAACAAGACTAGGTAATGTTGCATTATCATCTTACCCGGGTGGCATGCTTGGTCGACTAAACAGTCCTGGTAATGTGAATATGCGCAACCTTACTCCATCCACTCTAGTCCAGCCGAGTCTAGCTCAAAACTTGAGCAGCTCCATCAATTCACTTGGGAAAATGCATCTTGTCCTTCCAACTTCCAATCAAACTCCAAGTTTATTTCAAGGAATTCAGCCGTCTCTCGAACTGGATCAGTTGCAACACAATAAGGGCACTGCAAATTTTACTAGTATCCACAACTCTAGAATTTTCAGAACCGGCAGTACTGGAGCAGCTCTAGGCAGCTCGAACAATTTGTTGAATAGTCCCATGAGTAATCCACTGTTGCTGCATGGAAACACACAACAGCCTCTGAGTGGTGGACGGTTTGGTAATCAGTCGGCTCCCTTTACCTCAGAATCCTTCAACAATGGTGTGTCTGATCCCACCAATGAGAACTGGCAGAATAGAGTCGATGCATCTAAAATGCACCCAAACACCCTGCTCTCTGCTGAGCCTTTTCACAGCCAGTTGCCTCTTAACGGTTTGAGAGATAATAACTCTTCTAACGGAACTTATTTACAGAACAACCCTATTGATCTTTCTTCTGGCTTGGCCTTACCACCTTTCGAAGATTCAAGAGAAATGCAGTGCCAGGTTGGGCAGATGGGTGATGTGCAGAATATGGCCCAGAGTTGGTCAGAACAAAGACATGGTAGCGGAAGCGTGAACCAGAAGATGGATATGTATACTGGTGGCAGATTGAGTGGTGGTGCTTCGGCTCTTGTGCAGCAGAATGGAAAACTGGTGACAGAATCCATACCAAGGTCTAACGAGGACTTCCTCTTCGAGCAACCAAAGTTACCATCAGGATTGACTCCTCAAGGTTATGACTCGCTGGACGATCTGGTGAATGCTATGATCAAGCGG GAAAAAGATGAAACCGTGGCAAATGGTGAGTTTGCGTTTGACAATTACTCGTTTGGAGCTGGTATGTAG